The following proteins are encoded in a genomic region of Sneathiella marina:
- a CDS encoding HAD family hydrolase translates to MSVKAVVFDVGETLVDESRYWSDWASYFGVSAENFMDRLRDVIACGQHHHAVFRSYDPDFKLAEALRAREEAGTAYSLRPSDLYADSISSLEQLRQSGYKIGIAGNQPESVQIALKSLGVPADYVASSAAFQVEKPDKLFFEKVLEMMAYAPAEVAYVGDRLDNDIFPAQNAGMKGIFLKRGPWGQDHAKRSECQNADLVVNDLAEIQPRLKSI, encoded by the coding sequence ATGTCCGTAAAGGCAGTTGTTTTTGATGTCGGTGAAACGTTAGTCGATGAGTCACGGTACTGGAGCGACTGGGCCTCTTATTTCGGGGTGTCCGCCGAAAACTTCATGGACCGGCTTCGTGATGTCATTGCATGCGGACAGCATCATCATGCGGTTTTTAGGTCCTATGATCCGGATTTTAAGCTGGCCGAGGCATTGCGCGCACGCGAAGAAGCAGGCACTGCCTACTCATTGCGGCCGAGCGATTTATACGCGGACTCTATTTCGAGCTTGGAACAACTGCGGCAATCTGGATACAAGATTGGTATCGCTGGAAACCAGCCAGAATCGGTGCAAATAGCGCTAAAGAGCTTGGGGGTACCAGCGGATTATGTCGCGTCCTCTGCAGCCTTTCAGGTTGAAAAACCGGATAAACTCTTTTTCGAGAAGGTCCTGGAAATGATGGCGTATGCGCCAGCTGAAGTTGCTTATGTGGGAGATCGATTGGACAATGATATCTTTCCGGCACAGAATGCCGGTATGAAAGGCATCTTCCTCAAACGCGGTCCTTGGGGGCAGGATCATGCCAAACGCTCGGAATGTCAAAATGCAGATTTAGTCGTCAACGACCTGGCGGAAATTCAACCAAGGTTAAAAAGCATCTAG
- a CDS encoding MFS transporter: MIDARRKWWVLAAMGGVIGIVLLDETIVGVALPTIQSDLGISLLASHWVVNSYLLVFAGLVAAGGRLGDILGLRTLFTFGILLFGAASLACGFASSGTYLILARALQGIGAAIIFPASMAMVTIAFPEKERGVAIGIYGTIGTVFLALGPLVGGVLTDYVSWRWIFWINPPIILLIAALVLMTWIDPPRTDAKERFDFLGTLTLISGVGLTVFAIMQGPDWGWVDPFVIVSLIAGVGLFGLFVIVEINTNQPLIDVALFRNSSFAVCNFTVFMAQFTKIAVFIFGALYLQHALEMSSLQAGIALVAGAAPSIPTGFIAGKTADRFGSRKPALGGIFCIALSILWIGIAVHWESYLLLLPALLIWGAALPFLFVPPMRAIMNEVPIDKQGLAGGIVLCAQLLGGTIGMALCSTVFSTSQNYTGVFLMTAALTIFLFILAYLKIEPEEPEKMQT, encoded by the coding sequence TTGATCGACGCCAGACGAAAATGGTGGGTGCTCGCAGCCATGGGAGGCGTCATTGGGATCGTGCTGCTCGATGAAACTATTGTTGGCGTCGCCTTACCAACTATTCAGTCTGATCTCGGCATTTCCTTACTCGCCTCCCATTGGGTGGTAAATTCCTATTTGCTTGTATTTGCTGGTCTTGTTGCGGCCGGTGGCCGGCTGGGGGATATTTTAGGGCTTCGCACTCTTTTTACCTTCGGTATTCTTTTGTTTGGCGCCGCTTCGCTGGCCTGCGGATTTGCAAGTAGCGGCACATATTTAATCCTTGCCCGTGCCCTGCAGGGAATTGGGGCTGCGATCATATTTCCTGCCTCTATGGCAATGGTTACAATTGCCTTTCCCGAGAAAGAACGCGGAGTGGCCATCGGAATATATGGAACAATTGGAACCGTTTTTCTAGCGTTAGGGCCGTTGGTCGGCGGTGTACTGACAGATTACGTATCCTGGCGATGGATATTCTGGATCAATCCCCCAATAATTTTGCTCATTGCGGCGCTTGTTCTCATGACATGGATAGATCCACCGCGAACCGACGCCAAAGAACGATTTGATTTTCTGGGCACTCTGACGTTAATCAGTGGCGTCGGCCTCACAGTCTTCGCTATTATGCAGGGTCCGGATTGGGGGTGGGTAGATCCATTCGTCATTGTCTCGTTGATAGCCGGAGTTGGCCTTTTTGGTTTATTTGTAATAGTAGAAATTAATACAAACCAGCCATTGATCGATGTTGCACTATTTCGAAATTCCAGTTTTGCGGTCTGCAACTTTACGGTTTTTATGGCTCAGTTTACAAAAATTGCCGTCTTTATCTTTGGCGCTCTTTATCTACAGCACGCACTTGAAATGTCGTCCCTACAAGCCGGAATAGCCTTGGTGGCCGGGGCTGCACCTTCCATACCAACCGGTTTTATTGCTGGGAAAACTGCGGATCGGTTTGGTTCTCGAAAGCCAGCTCTCGGCGGCATTTTCTGTATTGCCCTCAGTATTCTCTGGATTGGAATAGCTGTTCATTGGGAGAGTTACCTTTTGCTGTTGCCCGCTCTCTTGATCTGGGGCGCAGCGTTGCCGTTTCTTTTTGTACCGCCAATGCGCGCAATAATGAATGAAGTCCCAATAGACAAACAGGGACTTGCAGGGGGGATAGTTCTCTGTGCACAGTTGTTAGGGGGCACAATAGGCATGGCGCTATGTAGCACCGTCTTTTCAACCTCTCAGAATTACACAGGGGTCTTTTTGATGACAGCTGCTTTGACCATATTCCTCTTCATATTGGCGTACTTAAAAATTGAACCGGAAGAACCTGAAAAAATGCAGACATAG
- a CDS encoding NUDIX hydrolase, which produces MTKEIAPLKPAATVLLVRDCDKEQDTLEVFMVVRHHQIDFASGALVFPGGKVDDADTDAALVSHLPESERREDPLRSFKVACIRESFEEANILLARNRDTGKLVTHERLEKLASKYRMPLQNGEVTILQMVQDENLELATDLLGHFAHWVTPTFMPKRFDTHFFVAAAPPHQLARHDGEESVDSVWAGPNEIQAKADAGEYTVIFPTRMNVEALGKFASVDTVVADANATHTVTVLPEMEVTEEGRYLLIPKEAGYSVTRRAVDPLMDK; this is translated from the coding sequence ATGACTAAAGAAATTGCCCCGTTAAAACCTGCCGCAACCGTTTTATTGGTACGCGACTGTGATAAAGAGCAAGATACACTTGAAGTTTTCATGGTTGTTCGCCATCACCAAATCGATTTCGCTTCCGGGGCTCTTGTCTTCCCTGGCGGCAAAGTAGATGATGCAGATACTGACGCAGCCCTTGTCAGTCATCTACCAGAATCAGAACGCCGGGAGGATCCCCTTCGATCCTTCAAAGTCGCCTGTATTCGCGAAAGTTTTGAAGAAGCAAATATTCTGCTGGCCAGAAATCGTGACACGGGAAAGCTAGTCACCCATGAACGGCTGGAAAAACTCGCCTCAAAGTACAGAATGCCTTTGCAAAATGGCGAAGTTACAATATTGCAAATGGTTCAAGATGAAAATTTGGAGCTGGCGACGGATCTCCTCGGGCATTTTGCCCATTGGGTAACCCCAACATTTATGCCCAAGCGTTTTGATACACATTTTTTTGTTGCCGCAGCTCCACCCCATCAGTTGGCCCGGCATGATGGCGAGGAATCTGTTGATTCAGTTTGGGCGGGCCCCAATGAGATTCAAGCAAAGGCCGATGCTGGTGAATATACCGTAATTTTCCCAACGAGAATGAATGTAGAGGCTCTGGGCAAGTTTGCGTCTGTGGATACAGTGGTGGCGGATGCAAACGCAACTCACACCGTTACAGTGTTACCAGAAATGGAAGTGACGGAAGAAGGCAGGTATTTGCTCATTCCGAAGGAAGCGGGATATAGCGTAACACGGAGAGCTGTTGATCCCTTGATGGACAAGTGA
- a CDS encoding DUF1223 domain-containing protein codes for MKKINLIPTVVGTAFGILALTASSFVNAQSAHQPASVVELYSSQGCSSCPPADKFLGELIEDSDILGLTFAVTYWDYIGWKDTFGSKDNDYRQVNYKKKFSSRYVYTPQMIVGGTEHKVGSDSHGVKALIKDQAGHAQQLPLTWSFSEDSLHVNLPAGEGNATIWLVDIDHAADVDIGRGENSGRKITYHNIVRQIRSLGEWNGNAETVSLDLAEMRQSGRDGCALIIQRADYGPIIAALNVKL; via the coding sequence ATGAAAAAAATAAACCTCATTCCCACCGTCGTCGGGACAGCATTTGGTATTCTGGCATTAACCGCATCATCCTTTGTAAATGCCCAAAGCGCCCATCAGCCTGCCTCTGTTGTCGAACTATACTCATCACAAGGCTGTAGCTCCTGCCCCCCGGCTGATAAATTTCTGGGAGAGTTGATCGAGGATAGTGACATTCTGGGCCTGACGTTTGCCGTCACCTATTGGGATTATATTGGTTGGAAAGATACTTTCGGTAGCAAGGACAATGACTACCGGCAGGTAAATTATAAAAAGAAATTCAGTTCTCGCTATGTCTATACACCACAAATGATTGTCGGCGGCACGGAGCATAAAGTTGGCTCGGACAGTCATGGCGTCAAAGCCCTTATCAAAGACCAAGCCGGACATGCCCAACAGCTTCCGCTAACCTGGTCTTTTTCCGAGGATAGTTTGCATGTCAATTTACCTGCCGGTGAAGGCAATGCAACGATTTGGCTTGTCGATATTGACCATGCAGCGGATGTTGATATTGGACGCGGTGAAAATTCAGGCCGCAAAATTACCTACCATAACATTGTTCGCCAAATCCGGTCTCTTGGTGAGTGGAACGGTAATGCGGAAACCGTCTCCCTTGATTTAGCTGAAATGAGGCAATCCGGGAGAGATGGATGCGCGCTTATAATTCAACGGGCCGATTATGGACCCATTATCGCGGCATTGAATGTAAAACTTTAA
- the acnA gene encoding aconitate hydratase AcnA, translated as MTTIGHDSLNTRRTLDIDGKSYDYYSIPAAEEAGLGDVSRLPFSLKVLLENLLRHEDGRTVTSEDVTAVAGWLENQKADREIAYRPARVLMQDFTGVPAVVDLAAMRDAMVALDGDPEKINPLAQCDLVIDHSVMVDKSGTAASFGENVELEMQRNGERYAFLRWGQKAFNNFRVVPPGTGICHQVNLEYLAQTVWTTNDQNGTEVAYPDTLVGTDSHTTMVNGLAVLGWGVGGIEAEAVMLGQPISMLIPEVVGFKLTGKLKEGTTATDLVLTVTQMLRAQGVVGKFVEFYGPGIAELALADRATISNMAPEYGATCGFFPIDAETINYLNFTARDPERVKLVEAYAKAQGMWREESTEDPVFTASLELDISTVEPSLAGPKRPQDRVLLSDAAPAFKDVLPTLADGASLGAEVNVQGTDYAIGHGDVIIAAITSCTNTSNPNVMLAAGLVARNALAKGLTVKPWVKTSLAPGSKVVTDYLAKAGLQDDLDALGFNLVGYGCTTCIGNSGPVAPAIADAIAEGDLVACSVLSGNRNFEGRVSPQAKANYLASPPLVVAYAIAGSMNIDITKDSLGNDQNGNPVYLSDIWPSNAEVHATVREAVTRDMFVTQYADVFSGDDAWKSIKTAEGQTYTWDSTSTYVQHPPYFQGMEKEAGGFSDITGARILALLGDSVTTDHISPAGAIKADGPAGEYLKSHQVSAKDFNSFGSRRGNDQVMTRGTFANIRLRNELAPGTEGGVTRHMPDGQQMWIYDAAQKYHAEQTPLVVFAGKEYGTGSSRDWAAKGTLLLGIQAVIAESFERIHRSNLVGMGILPLQFPEGVTRKTLELDGNEVIDLTGIGAGITPRMNVACKITRSDGSSETIDLLCRIDTLDEVEYYRNDGILQYVLRNLSAA; from the coding sequence TTGACAACAATTGGTCACGATAGCCTAAATACCCGCCGAACACTTGATATTGACGGCAAGAGTTACGATTATTACAGCATTCCAGCCGCCGAAGAAGCGGGCCTCGGAGATGTTTCTCGCCTTCCCTTTTCTCTCAAAGTTCTTCTGGAAAATCTGCTGCGCCATGAAGACGGCCGCACGGTTACATCAGAAGATGTTACAGCGGTTGCTGGCTGGCTTGAAAATCAAAAGGCTGATCGGGAAATAGCCTATCGCCCTGCCCGCGTGCTGATGCAGGATTTTACCGGCGTTCCCGCTGTTGTTGATCTTGCCGCCATGCGGGATGCCATGGTTGCCCTGGACGGAGATCCTGAAAAGATTAACCCTCTTGCCCAGTGTGATTTGGTAATCGACCATTCTGTTATGGTGGATAAATCGGGTACGGCTGCGTCTTTCGGTGAGAATGTCGAGTTGGAAATGCAACGAAATGGCGAGCGGTATGCTTTCCTCCGCTGGGGCCAGAAAGCCTTTAATAACTTTCGTGTTGTCCCTCCTGGAACCGGAATATGCCACCAGGTTAACCTTGAGTATCTAGCTCAAACTGTTTGGACGACGAATGATCAAAACGGTACAGAGGTAGCCTATCCCGATACTTTAGTCGGGACGGATAGTCACACAACCATGGTCAATGGATTGGCTGTTCTAGGCTGGGGTGTTGGCGGCATTGAAGCCGAGGCTGTGATGTTGGGTCAACCTATCTCAATGCTCATTCCCGAGGTTGTTGGCTTTAAATTGACAGGCAAACTGAAAGAAGGAACGACGGCTACAGACCTGGTTTTGACCGTTACTCAGATGCTTCGGGCCCAAGGCGTCGTTGGAAAATTTGTTGAATTCTACGGACCTGGTATCGCGGAACTTGCATTGGCGGACCGCGCGACAATTTCGAACATGGCTCCGGAATATGGAGCTACTTGCGGATTTTTCCCAATTGATGCGGAAACCATCAACTATCTTAATTTCACTGCGAGAGACCCGGAAAGAGTGAAACTGGTCGAAGCCTATGCCAAGGCACAAGGCATGTGGCGCGAAGAGTCGACGGAAGATCCCGTCTTCACGGCATCTCTGGAGTTAGATATTTCGACTGTTGAGCCAAGCCTGGCTGGCCCAAAACGCCCGCAGGATAGAGTATTGCTGTCCGACGCCGCACCTGCTTTCAAGGATGTACTACCGACACTTGCTGACGGAGCTTCTTTGGGCGCAGAGGTTAATGTCCAGGGAACCGACTATGCGATTGGACATGGTGACGTCATTATTGCTGCAATCACATCTTGTACGAACACATCTAATCCCAATGTGATGCTTGCTGCCGGCTTGGTCGCACGAAACGCTCTGGCCAAAGGACTCACCGTCAAACCTTGGGTTAAGACCTCCCTGGCACCCGGTTCCAAAGTGGTCACGGACTATCTCGCGAAAGCTGGCCTTCAAGACGATTTGGATGCTCTTGGGTTCAATTTGGTTGGATATGGCTGCACGACTTGTATCGGAAACTCCGGTCCTGTGGCACCAGCGATCGCCGATGCCATTGCCGAAGGTGATCTGGTTGCCTGTTCAGTTCTGTCCGGAAACCGGAATTTCGAAGGCCGGGTAAGCCCGCAGGCAAAAGCGAACTATCTGGCGTCACCACCTCTTGTCGTTGCCTATGCCATCGCTGGTTCCATGAACATAGATATAACAAAAGACTCGCTCGGGAATGATCAAAACGGCAACCCGGTCTATTTAAGCGATATCTGGCCAAGCAATGCGGAAGTACATGCGACTGTCCGGGAGGCAGTTACGCGAGATATGTTCGTCACTCAATATGCCGATGTATTTTCTGGGGATGATGCCTGGAAGTCCATCAAGACAGCTGAAGGACAAACCTACACCTGGGATAGCACGTCAACTTATGTACAGCATCCACCCTATTTCCAGGGTATGGAAAAAGAAGCCGGCGGCTTTTCGGACATAACGGGTGCCCGTATTCTCGCCCTTCTTGGCGATTCAGTTACTACCGACCATATTTCACCTGCGGGTGCCATCAAAGCGGATGGACCTGCTGGCGAGTATCTCAAAAGCCATCAGGTGAGCGCAAAGGACTTCAACTCTTTTGGATCCCGTCGCGGAAATGATCAGGTGATGACACGGGGTACATTCGCAAATATCCGCTTGCGTAACGAACTCGCGCCAGGCACAGAAGGCGGCGTAACACGGCATATGCCGGATGGTCAGCAAATGTGGATATATGATGCGGCTCAAAAGTACCACGCGGAACAAACACCGCTTGTTGTTTTTGCCGGTAAGGAATACGGAACAGGATCCAGCCGCGATTGGGCTGCCAAAGGAACATTGTTGCTGGGAATCCAGGCTGTGATCGCCGAAAGTTTTGAACGTATTCACAGATCAAATCTTGTCGGAATGGGTATATTGCCCCTTCAGTTTCCAGAAGGTGTTACCCGAAAAACACTGGAGCTGGATGGCAACGAGGTGATTGATCTGACCGGAATCGGTGCTGGCATTACACCACGCATGAATGTTGCCTGTAAGATTACACGGTCCGATGGATCCAGCGAAACCATCGATCTGCTGTGCCGTATAGATACTTTGGACGAGGTTGAATACTATCGAAATGATGGCATTCTGCAGTATGTCCTTCGGAATCTATCTGCCGCTTAA
- a CDS encoding AMP-binding protein: MTINDTELERYDTFPKLLLRNAIQRPQAPAFREKEYGIWQTYSWQDVRDNVKALALGLANLGLVRGDKIAIVGSNRPKLYWAFAAAQAIGAVPVPIYQDGVAEEVQYVLAHAEVKAVFAEDQEQVDKIMSIMAECPEIKNIIYKEPRGLRLYDQDYLHFYDDVQEAGRAYEKSHSDFFESEIAKGNIEDLSVILYTSGTTGRPKGVMLSFSNLWESARLSVEFEGLTEKDEVLSYLPMAWVGDHFFAYAQALHAGYTVNCPESAETVLSDLRELGPTYYFAPPAIFENLLTQMMIRIEDASAFKRKMFHYFIGVAKRCGVDILERKPVSLKDRILYAVGNILVFGPLKNRLGFSRIRISYTAGAPIGSEVFNFYRSLGMNLKQLYGQTESCAYVCIQNNDDVRSDTVGPPAPGCEVMIDDTTGEVLYKSPGAFVGYYKNEEATRETKLESGWVHTGDAGIITDDGQLKIIDRAKDVGKLVDGTLFAPQYIENKLKFFPSIKEVVCHGGERESVTAFVNIDLDAVGNWAERQGISYTSYTDLGNRDEVYELVKECFEEVNRDLAVDSDLANAQVTRFLILHKELDADDGELTRTRKVRRRIVAERYATLIDALYSDKDMISIESQMTFEDGRTGQLKADLKIKDCETYPALKAAS, encoded by the coding sequence ATGACAATAAATGACACTGAGTTGGAACGGTACGATACATTTCCAAAACTGTTACTCCGCAACGCGATTCAGCGACCACAGGCCCCTGCATTTCGTGAAAAAGAATATGGTATCTGGCAAACCTATAGTTGGCAGGACGTTCGGGATAACGTTAAAGCCCTAGCTTTAGGGTTGGCAAATCTGGGCCTGGTGCGCGGTGATAAAATTGCTATTGTTGGATCGAATAGACCAAAGCTCTATTGGGCTTTTGCTGCTGCTCAGGCAATTGGGGCAGTTCCTGTACCGATTTATCAAGATGGTGTTGCCGAGGAGGTTCAGTATGTCTTGGCGCATGCTGAGGTAAAGGCGGTTTTTGCCGAAGATCAGGAACAGGTCGATAAAATAATGTCGATCATGGCGGAATGCCCGGAAATCAAGAACATCATATATAAGGAGCCCCGAGGATTACGTTTATATGATCAAGATTATTTACATTTCTACGACGATGTTCAAGAGGCTGGCCGCGCTTATGAAAAATCACATTCTGATTTTTTTGAATCAGAGATTGCAAAAGGCAACATAGAGGATCTTTCCGTCATCTTATACACCTCTGGAACGACCGGGCGTCCGAAAGGTGTGATGTTGAGTTTCTCCAATTTATGGGAATCAGCCCGATTGTCCGTGGAATTTGAAGGATTGACGGAGAAAGATGAAGTCCTGTCCTATTTGCCGATGGCATGGGTTGGTGATCATTTCTTCGCTTATGCACAAGCGCTGCATGCAGGGTATACGGTAAATTGTCCGGAGAGCGCGGAAACAGTTTTGTCCGATTTGAGAGAATTGGGCCCGACCTATTATTTCGCACCACCTGCAATTTTCGAAAACTTGCTTACTCAAATGATGATCAGAATTGAAGATGCAAGTGCATTCAAGCGTAAAATGTTCCACTATTTTATTGGTGTTGCAAAACGGTGCGGTGTGGACATTCTGGAGAGAAAACCGGTGTCCTTGAAAGATCGAATTCTGTATGCTGTTGGAAATATTCTAGTTTTCGGGCCGCTGAAAAATAGATTGGGATTTAGCAGAATCAGGATCTCCTATACGGCGGGCGCCCCCATTGGTTCAGAAGTGTTCAATTTTTATCGGTCCCTCGGTATGAACCTCAAACAGCTGTATGGGCAAACAGAATCCTGCGCTTATGTCTGCATCCAGAATAATGATGATGTTCGCTCTGATACGGTTGGGCCTCCAGCCCCAGGCTGCGAGGTTATGATTGACGATACCACCGGTGAAGTTCTTTATAAAAGCCCGGGCGCCTTCGTCGGATATTATAAAAACGAAGAGGCAACTCGCGAAACAAAGCTGGAAAGCGGATGGGTACATACAGGCGATGCCGGTATCATTACAGATGACGGCCAGTTAAAAATTATTGATCGCGCCAAAGACGTGGGCAAGTTGGTTGATGGTACGTTGTTTGCGCCACAATATATTGAAAACAAGTTGAAATTTTTCCCGTCGATCAAAGAAGTCGTTTGCCATGGAGGGGAACGCGAGAGCGTTACTGCTTTCGTCAATATTGATCTGGATGCCGTAGGAAACTGGGCTGAACGGCAGGGTATTTCTTATACAAGCTATACGGATCTCGGCAATCGAGACGAAGTCTATGAGCTTGTCAAAGAATGTTTTGAAGAGGTTAATCGTGATTTGGCCGTCGACAGTGATCTGGCAAACGCCCAGGTTACTCGGTTTCTTATTTTACACAAAGAACTGGACGCGGACGATGGAGAACTAACGCGGACACGAAAGGTGCGACGGCGAATTGTTGCCGAACGCTATGCAACGCTAATCGACGCGCTATATTCAGACAAAGACATGATTTCAATTGAATCGCAAATGACATTTGAAGATGGTCGGACAGGTCAGCTAAAAGCAGATTTGAAAATCAAAGATTGTGAAACCTATCCGGCCCTCAAGGCCGCATCATAA
- a CDS encoding ABC transporter ATP-binding protein codes for MLEDNRKIGDTLLDVKGISLSFGAVKAIVDVSFDILEGEVRAIIGPNGAGKTSMLNCINGFYHPQQGTITYKGTTRSQMKPYEAAAQGIGRTFQNVALFKGMSTLDNIMTGRNLKMKSGIISAMIWRGRAEREELEHRRYVEDIIDFLEIEAIRKTPVGRLPYGLQKRVELGRALAAEPDLLLLDEPMAGMNLEEKEDMCRFILDVNQEFGTTICLIEHDMGVVMDISDRVLVLDYGGKIADGTPDAVRADQNVIDAYLGGGH; via the coding sequence ATGTTGGAAGATAATCGAAAAATCGGCGATACCTTACTTGATGTCAAGGGAATCAGCCTCTCCTTCGGAGCGGTAAAAGCAATTGTAGATGTAAGCTTTGATATTCTTGAGGGTGAAGTTCGTGCGATAATTGGGCCCAACGGGGCTGGAAAAACCTCTATGCTGAATTGTATTAACGGTTTTTATCATCCACAGCAGGGAACAATCACATACAAAGGAACAACCCGCAGTCAGATGAAGCCCTACGAAGCTGCTGCGCAAGGAATTGGTCGCACCTTTCAAAATGTGGCATTGTTTAAGGGTATGTCGACCCTCGATAATATTATGACGGGTCGGAACCTGAAAATGAAATCTGGGATCATTTCAGCAATGATCTGGCGCGGTCGCGCCGAGCGTGAAGAACTAGAACATCGTCGCTATGTCGAAGACATTATTGATTTTCTTGAAATTGAAGCAATCCGAAAAACACCGGTTGGCCGGCTGCCTTATGGACTGCAAAAACGGGTTGAACTTGGTCGGGCGCTGGCAGCGGAACCGGACCTTTTGCTATTGGACGAGCCGATGGCTGGTATGAACTTGGAAGAAAAAGAAGATATGTGTCGGTTTATTCTGGATGTGAATCAGGAATTCGGCACGACAATTTGTTTGATTGAACATGATATGGGCGTCGTGATGGATATTTCTGACCGTGTGCTCGTCCTTGATTATGGCGGGAAAATCGCGGATGGCACACCTGACGCTGTTCGTGCCGACCAAAATGTAATTGACGCCTATTTGGGCGGCGGCCACTAA
- a CDS encoding branched-chain amino acid ABC transporter permease encodes MQNFLGEFYFFIEVLISGLLTGTLYSLIALGFVLIFKASGVFNFAQGAMMLFAALSFVGIQEKLGVPWPVAFVLAVLIMVILAYLVDKLVLGKLVNQEPIILFMATIGITFFIDGFGQTVWGSDIKVLDIGIPTGPLFIFDILIDKLELVAGVVAGVMVAGLAIFFSKTKVGRALRAVADDHQAALSVGISLHHIWIIVWSVAGLVGLIAGIMWGTKLGVQFSLSLVALKALPVLILGGFTSIPGAIVGGLIIGAGEKLAEIYIGPFIGGAIENWFAYMLAMVFLLFRPQGLFGEKIIERV; translated from the coding sequence ATGCAGAATTTTCTAGGTGAATTTTACTTTTTTATCGAAGTGTTGATCAGCGGCCTCCTTACGGGAACGTTGTACTCACTTATCGCGCTCGGATTCGTCTTGATTTTCAAGGCATCCGGCGTTTTTAACTTTGCTCAAGGCGCCATGATGCTGTTTGCGGCACTAAGCTTTGTAGGTATACAGGAAAAACTCGGAGTGCCCTGGCCGGTGGCGTTTGTCCTTGCCGTTCTTATTATGGTTATTCTTGCGTATTTGGTTGATAAGCTTGTTCTTGGAAAGCTCGTCAATCAGGAACCCATTATTCTCTTTATGGCGACAATCGGGATTACATTCTTTATCGACGGATTTGGGCAAACGGTTTGGGGAAGTGATATTAAGGTGCTTGATATCGGTATTCCAACTGGTCCGCTTTTCATCTTTGATATCCTGATCGACAAACTTGAACTGGTTGCGGGGGTTGTCGCGGGTGTCATGGTTGCCGGCCTCGCCATCTTTTTCAGCAAAACGAAAGTTGGTCGTGCATTGCGCGCTGTTGCAGATGATCATCAGGCAGCCCTTTCTGTTGGCATTTCCCTGCATCACATATGGATTATTGTTTGGTCGGTTGCCGGATTGGTCGGCTTGATTGCCGGGATTATGTGGGGGACGAAACTTGGTGTTCAATTTAGCCTTAGCCTGGTTGCCCTGAAGGCTCTGCCTGTTCTAATTCTTGGCGGTTTTACGTCAATCCCGGGCGCAATTGTCGGTGGTCTGATTATTGGCGCCGGAGAGAAGCTGGCAGAAATCTATATTGGCCCCTTTATTGGTGGCGCGATCGAGAATTGGTTTGCCTATATGCTGGCCATGGTCTTTTTACTCTTCCGACCACAAGGTTTGTTCGGTGAAAAAATTATCGAAAGGGTGTAA